A single genomic interval of Devosia oryziradicis harbors:
- a CDS encoding FxsA family protein, with translation MARYFALGLILLPIVEIAIFIKVGQTIGLLPTLALVIGAALLGGLLLRQQGLSVLGQLRNNVGRGQMPGRTIADAMMIGVAALFLVLPGFLSDVVALALLLPPVRGWIYGALASRVTVVDSAGFRHAPGRDGSRLGREGTIDLDEDDYRPR, from the coding sequence TTGGCCCGATATTTCGCCCTTGGCCTTATTCTCCTCCCCATCGTCGAGATCGCCATTTTCATCAAGGTGGGCCAGACGATCGGGCTGCTGCCCACCCTGGCGCTGGTCATCGGCGCGGCCTTGCTGGGCGGGCTCCTGCTGCGCCAGCAGGGCCTGTCGGTCCTCGGGCAGCTGCGCAACAATGTCGGTCGGGGGCAGATGCCGGGCCGGACCATTGCCGATGCCATGATGATCGGGGTGGCCGCGCTGTTTCTGGTCCTGCCGGGTTTTCTCAGCGATGTCGTTGCCCTGGCGCTGTTGCTGCCGCCGGTGCGCGGCTGGATCTACGGAGCCTTGGCCAGCCGCGTCACCGTGGTCGACAGCGCGGGCTTCCGCCATGCGCCCGGCCGCGATGGTTCACGGCTGGGCCGCGAGGGCACGATAGATCTCGACGAAGACGACTATCGGCCCCGCTGA
- the secB gene encoding protein-export chaperone SecB — translation MADDTQGGAAQNPANLPSMNLVGQYIRDLSFENPGAPGSIMAGGGNPAFNVSISVGVKKQADDMYAVELTLNAKANREAVVLFNVELVYGGVFRLRNVPENQLSQLLMIECPRLIFPFARQVLASVTQQGGFPPLMMEPVDFAAIYRQNLAKLAAQQGAAPLTASAAETDKPN, via the coding sequence ATGGCTGACGATACCCAGGGCGGCGCGGCCCAGAACCCCGCAAACCTGCCCTCGATGAACCTGGTGGGCCAGTATATCCGCGATCTCAGCTTCGAGAATCCGGGTGCGCCCGGCTCGATCATGGCGGGTGGCGGTAACCCGGCCTTCAACGTCTCGATCTCGGTCGGCGTCAAGAAGCAGGCCGACGACATGTATGCCGTCGAGCTCACGCTCAATGCCAAGGCTAACAGAGAAGCCGTGGTGCTGTTCAATGTCGAACTCGTCTATGGCGGCGTGTTCCGCCTGCGCAACGTACCGGAAAACCAGCTCAGCCAGCTGTTGATGATCGAATGCCCGCGGCTGATCTTCCCATTTGCGCGGCAGGTGCTGGCCAGCGTCACCCAGCAGGGCGGTTTCCCGCCGCTGATGATGGAACCGGTCGATTTCGCCGCCATCTATCGGCAGAACCTGGCCAAGCTGGCTGCCCAGCAGGGCGCGGCGCCCCTGACCGCGTCTGCGGCAGAGACCGACAAGCCCAACTGA